In Francisella hispaniensis FSC454, a genomic segment contains:
- the queG gene encoding tRNA epoxyqueuosine(34) reductase QueG has translation MKVELSLEQWQQVKDFAIRSLNLSSISKAHCDLSEYIPHYNKWLENNYHADLDYMVKHGSKRFIPNELVAGTNSVIVATLNYLNRPVNVKTEVKRLRTANNIADISIYAHGRDYHKVMKKKLQQLGEFIDKLTGGHQFRVFTDSAPVLERPLAEKAGLGWQGKSSMLMNKSQGSFFFIGVIYSNLDLSKLPDLPKHQDSCGKCQACIKLCPTGAIQSGKMIDSRKCISYLTIENKGAIPIELRDKIDTRIYGCDDCQLVCPFNNTAPITTEKDFQQRDFLVNKPLLELLAWSEKDFDKYTQGSAIRRIGYAAWIRNIAIAIGNSPFSQANLQALELKKSHFSNNQLVLEHIDWAIKKQKLLSYTDKTL, from the coding sequence ATGAAGGTTGAGCTTTCTCTAGAACAATGGCAACAGGTAAAAGATTTTGCCATAAGAAGTCTTAATCTATCATCAATTTCGAAAGCTCATTGCGATCTTTCTGAATATATTCCTCATTATAACAAGTGGCTAGAAAATAATTATCATGCTGATCTTGATTACATGGTAAAACATGGATCAAAAAGGTTTATTCCTAATGAATTAGTCGCTGGTACTAATAGTGTCATCGTAGCTACGCTAAACTATCTTAATCGTCCAGTTAATGTCAAAACAGAGGTTAAGAGACTAAGAACAGCTAATAATATTGCAGATATTTCTATATATGCTCATGGTAGAGATTATCATAAAGTAATGAAAAAAAAACTTCAGCAATTAGGCGAGTTTATCGATAAACTAACAGGTGGACATCAGTTTAGGGTTTTCACTGATAGTGCTCCTGTTTTAGAACGACCTCTTGCTGAAAAAGCAGGTCTAGGATGGCAAGGTAAAAGCTCTATGCTGATGAATAAAAGCCAAGGTTCATTTTTTTTTATTGGAGTAATCTATAGCAACCTTGATTTGTCTAAACTGCCTGATTTACCTAAGCATCAAGATTCTTGCGGCAAATGCCAAGCATGTATAAAACTTTGTCCTACAGGAGCAATACAGTCTGGCAAGATGATTGATTCACGCAAATGTATTTCTTACCTGACTATAGAAAACAAAGGCGCTATACCAATAGAACTTAGAGATAAAATTGACACACGCATTTACGGTTGTGATGATTGTCAACTAGTCTGCCCCTTTAATAATACTGCACCTATTACAACAGAAAAAGATTTTCAACAGCGTGATTTTTTAGTAAATAAACCACTTCTTGAACTACTAGCATGGTCAGAGAAAGATTTTGATAAGTATACCCAAGGTTCAGCTATTAGAAGAATTGGCTATGCTGCGTGGATAAGAAATATTGCTATAGCAATCGGTAACTCACCATTTAGTCAAGCAAATCTACAAGCTTTGGAACTAAAAAAATCGCATTTTTCTAATAATCAACTAGTTTTAGAGCATATTGATTGGGCTATTAAAAAGCAAAAACTTCTAAGTTACACAGATAAAACATTGTGA
- the rsfS gene encoding ribosome silencing factor, producing the protein MTTDQRLEIVLEALDDLKGINIQTIDVEHLTDMMDKIVISTASSTTHAKALAKNLEQELKNNEITILGIEGDNKSDWVLVDIGDIVVHIMLEATRDLYALEKLWDIKRIDN; encoded by the coding sequence ATGACAACAGATCAACGCCTAGAGATTGTTTTAGAAGCTCTTGATGACTTAAAAGGCATTAATATTCAAACTATAGATGTAGAGCATCTCACAGATATGATGGATAAGATTGTAATATCTACAGCATCATCAACAACTCATGCAAAAGCTTTAGCAAAGAATTTAGAACAAGAATTAAAAAACAATGAAATTACTATACTTGGTATCGAAGGTGACAATAAATCTGATTGGGTTTTAGTTGATATTGGTGATATTGTTGTGCATATCATGCTTGAAGCAACTAGAGATCTATATGCGCTAGAAAAGCTATGGGATATCAAACGCATAGATAACTAA